From Xenopus laevis strain J_2021 chromosome 7L, Xenopus_laevis_v10.1, whole genome shotgun sequence, one genomic window encodes:
- the mboat7.L gene encoding lysophospholipid acyltransferase 7 — protein sequence MSPNELTYLAILLGSAPLGFLFKNGSPQVKQRGSAAVGVALTLITCHIHSLHSAITILGTWLIIKILPRSCHFPTLGWTFTYLLFFRTITYFDIPAPTPFTNAVQLLLTLKLVSLANEVQDFYRAKKQEVTSFSKPSAISTIPSIPSLREMFYYSYCYIGLMTGPFYRYKTYYDWLHQIDPASIPSWKPLVSRLKPAPVFGVLFLIASQYFPLDYVKTDEFYEQAFLYRLFYMVPTFFIFRMRFYVAWIFAECGCISAAFGAYPVSAKSRSGGGPTVEYAPLERNAEGAKVELEYDYETIKNIDCYGADFCVKVKDGMRYWNMSVQWWLAQYIYKNSPVKSLVFGSAWTMLVSAYWHGIHPGYYMSFLTIPLCLAAEGSMEAGLRRHVSDSGKMIFDWVHWFLKMRAYDYMCMGFVLLTFTDTYRYWQSIYFSVHVLAISLFLLGRVLALKSPRRPRNTKEEKAEAKQENRLQE from the exons ATGTCTCCCAATGAGCTGACCTATCTTGCTATCCTGCTCGGTTCCGCACCACTTGGATTTCTCTTCAAGAATGGAA GCCCACAAGTAAAACAGCGAGGATCAGCGGCAGTTGGAGTGGCTCTCACATTGATAACCTGTCACATCCACAGCCTGCATTCTGCCATCACTATCCTGGGCACATGGCTCATCATAAAAATACTCCCCAG ATCCTGCCACTTCCCCACACTGGGCTGGACCTTCACCTACCTGCTCTTCTTCAGGACTATAACGTACTTTGATATTCCAGCACCAACCCCATTTACCAATGCAGTTCAGCTGCTTTTAACATTAAAG TTGGTGAGTTTAGCAAATGAAGTGCAGGACTTTTACCGAGCGAAAAAACAGGAGGTGACGTCGTTTTCAAAGCCCTCGGCAATCAGCACGATTCCCAGCATTCCGAGTCTGCGGGAAATGTTTTACTACAGCTACTGTTATATTGGATTGATGACAG GTCCCTTTTATCGCTACAAGACCTACTATGACTGGCTGCACCAAATCGACCCGGCCTCTATCCCAAGCTGGAAGCCACTGGTTTCCAGGCTTAAACCAGCTCCAGTGTTTGGAGTCCTGTTCCTTATAGCTTCCCAGTACTTCCCTCTGGATTATGTGAAGACTGATGAATTCTACGAGCAGGCTTTCCTGTATCGTCTCTTCTATATGGTCCCCACCTTCTTCATCTTCCGTATGCGATTCTACGTAGCCTGGATATTTGCTGAATGCGGCTGTATTTCTGCTGCGTTTGGAGCCTATCCTGTTTCAGCTAAATCACGGTCTGGAGGAGGGCCAACCGTGGAATATGCTCCATTAGAGAG AAACGCTGAGGGGGCTAAGGTGGAGCTGGAGTACGACTATGAGACAATAAAGAACATCGactgctatggggcagatttctgTGTTAAAGTGAAGGACGGGATGCGCTACTGGAACATGAGTGTACAGTGGTGGCtggcacaatatatatacaaaaattctCCTGTTAAATCCTTGGTGTTTGG GAGTGCATGGACCATGCTTGTAAGTGCCTACTGGCATGGAATCCACCCTGGATATTACATGAGCTTCCTGACCATACCATTATGCTTGGCAGCAGAGGGGTCCATGGAGGCTGGCCTGAGGCGTCACGTGTCCGATTCTGGAAAGATGATTTTTGATTGGGTGCACTGGTTCCTTAAGATGAGAGCCTATGACTACATGTGCATGGGGTTTGTGTTGCTGACCTTCACCGACACCTATCGCTACTGGCAGTCCATCTACTTTTCGGTGCACGTTCTGGCTATAAGCTTATTCCTTCTAGGCCGCGTGCTGGCACTTAAGTCTCCCCGAAGGCCAAGAAACACGAAGGAGGAGAAGGCAGAGGCCAAACAAGAGAACAGGCTCCAAGAATAA